A single genomic interval of Pseudomonas sp. FeN3W harbors:
- a CDS encoding gamma-carboxygeranoyl-CoA hydratase has protein sequence MTDFQTIELNKDARGVATLWLNRADKNNAFDARVIGELNRALAQVQDDASIRFLILRGRGKHFSAGADLGWMRESAELDFQANLDDAHELGELMQRLYQLPQPTLAVVQGAAFGGALGLIACCDMAIGASDALFCLSEVRIGLAPAVISPYVVKAIGERATRRYALTAERFDGQRARELGLLAETYPASELDAALEQWVGNLLLNSPQALKACKDLLLEVGAGDFDSALRQTTEQAIARLRTSPEGQEGLRAFLEKRTPAWQERA, from the coding sequence ATGACCGATTTCCAGACCATCGAACTGAACAAAGACGCGCGCGGCGTGGCCACGCTCTGGCTCAACCGCGCGGACAAGAACAACGCCTTCGACGCCCGGGTGATCGGCGAACTGAACCGGGCGCTGGCCCAGGTGCAGGACGATGCGAGCATCCGTTTCCTGATCCTGCGCGGACGTGGCAAGCACTTCTCCGCTGGCGCCGACCTGGGCTGGATGCGCGAGTCGGCGGAGCTCGACTTTCAGGCCAACCTGGATGACGCCCACGAACTCGGCGAACTGATGCAACGCCTCTACCAGCTGCCGCAGCCGACCCTGGCCGTCGTGCAGGGCGCGGCCTTTGGCGGCGCGCTGGGGCTGATCGCCTGCTGCGACATGGCCATCGGCGCCAGCGATGCGCTGTTCTGCCTGTCGGAAGTGCGCATCGGCCTGGCCCCGGCGGTGATCAGCCCGTACGTGGTCAAGGCCATCGGCGAGCGCGCCACCCGCCGCTACGCACTCACCGCCGAACGCTTCGACGGCCAGCGCGCCCGCGAGCTGGGCCTGCTCGCCGAGACCTACCCGGCCAGTGAACTGGACGCCGCGCTCGAGCAGTGGGTCGGCAACCTGCTGCTCAACAGCCCACAGGCGCTCAAGGCCTGCAAGGATCTGCTCCTGGAGGTGGGCGCTGGCGATTTCGACAGTGCGCTGCGCCAGACCACCGAACAGGCCATCGCCCGCCTGCGTACCAGCCCGGAAGGTCAGGAAGGCCTGCGCGCCTTTTTGGAAAAACGCACGCCCGCGTGGCAGGAGCGCGCGTGA
- a CDS encoding carboxyl transferase domain-containing protein, with protein sequence MAILHTQINTRSPEFAANSAAMLEQVNNLRALLGRVSEGGGATAQQRHVSRGKLLVRERIDTLLDAGSAFLELAPLAAHEVYGEDVAAAGVVAGIGRVEGVECMIIANDATVKGGSYYPLTVKKHLRAQTVARENRLPCVYLVDSGGANLPRQDEVFPDREHFGRIFFNQANMSAMGIPQIAVVMGSCTAGGAYVPAMADETIMVRNQATIFLAGPPLVKAATGEVVTAEELGGADVHCKTSGVADHYAENDEHALSIARRCVANLNWRKLGQLQTREPRAPLYAADELYGVIPAQAKQPYDVREVIARLVDGSEFDEFKALFGTTLVCGFAHLHGYPIAILANNGILFAEAAQKGAHFIELACQRGIPLLFLQNITGFMVGQKYEAGGIAKHGAKLVTAVACAQVPKLTVLIGGSFGAGNYGMCGRAYDPRFLWMWPNARIAVMGGEQAAGVLAQVKQEQSERAGKSLGDNEVAAIKQPILEQYERQGHPYYSSARLWDDGVIDPAQTREVLGLALSAALNAPIEPTRFGVFRM encoded by the coding sequence CGGCGCGACCGCCCAGCAGCGCCACGTCTCGCGCGGCAAGCTGCTGGTGCGTGAACGCATCGACACCCTGCTCGATGCCGGCTCGGCCTTTCTCGAACTCGCGCCGCTGGCCGCCCACGAGGTCTATGGCGAAGACGTTGCCGCAGCCGGCGTGGTCGCCGGTATCGGCCGCGTCGAAGGCGTCGAATGCATGATCATCGCCAACGACGCCACCGTGAAGGGCGGCAGCTATTACCCGCTGACAGTGAAGAAGCACCTGCGCGCGCAGACCGTCGCCCGCGAGAACCGCCTGCCCTGCGTCTACCTGGTGGATTCCGGCGGCGCCAACCTGCCGCGTCAGGACGAGGTGTTCCCGGACCGCGAACACTTCGGCCGCATCTTCTTCAACCAGGCCAACATGAGCGCCATGGGCATCCCGCAGATCGCTGTGGTGATGGGTTCCTGCACCGCCGGCGGCGCCTACGTGCCGGCGATGGCCGACGAAACCATCATGGTGCGCAACCAGGCGACCATCTTTCTCGCCGGCCCGCCGCTGGTGAAGGCTGCCACCGGCGAAGTGGTGACCGCCGAGGAGCTGGGCGGCGCCGACGTGCACTGCAAGACCTCCGGCGTCGCCGACCACTACGCCGAGAACGACGAGCACGCCCTTTCCATCGCCCGTCGCTGCGTGGCCAACCTGAACTGGCGCAAGCTCGGCCAGCTGCAGACCCGTGAGCCACGCGCGCCGCTGTATGCCGCCGACGAGCTGTACGGCGTGATTCCGGCCCAGGCCAAGCAGCCCTATGACGTGCGCGAAGTGATAGCGCGGCTGGTGGACGGCAGTGAGTTCGACGAGTTCAAGGCGCTGTTCGGCACCACCCTGGTCTGCGGTTTCGCCCACCTGCACGGCTACCCGATCGCCATCCTCGCCAACAACGGCATCCTCTTCGCCGAGGCGGCGCAGAAAGGCGCGCACTTCATCGAGCTGGCCTGCCAGCGCGGCATCCCGCTGCTGTTCCTGCAGAACATCACCGGCTTCATGGTCGGGCAGAAATACGAAGCCGGCGGCATCGCCAAGCACGGCGCCAAGCTGGTCACCGCGGTGGCCTGTGCCCAGGTGCCGAAGCTCACCGTACTTATCGGCGGCAGCTTCGGTGCCGGCAACTACGGCATGTGCGGCCGCGCCTACGACCCGCGCTTCCTGTGGATGTGGCCCAACGCGCGCATCGCCGTGATGGGTGGCGAGCAGGCCGCCGGGGTACTCGCCCAGGTCAAGCAGGAGCAGAGCGAACGCGCCGGCAAGAGCCTCGGCGACAACGAGGTGGCGGCGATCAAGCAGCCGATCCTCGAGCAGTACGAACGCCAGGGCCATCCGTATTACTCAAGTGCGCGGCTGTGGGACGACGGCGTGATCGACCCGGCGCAAACCCGCGAGGTGCTGGGGCTGGCGCTGTCCGCCGCGCTCAACGCGCCGATCGAGCCGACCCGCTTCGGCGTGTTCCGCATGTAA